The following is a genomic window from uncultured Hyphomonas sp..
GCACCTTGGAACGCCATATAGTCACGATTTGACCAGCCCCCGGACCGACGCTCAATCAATTTGACCAGGACGATTTTCGACGGCGGCAGTCCCAAAGGGATGGACTCAGTTGACGCGGATCGTAGCAGAAGAAAACTCTGGCACTTCTGGCATCCTTTCTCTCCGCTTCTGCAAACACAGCAGCCTGCTAGTCATTTAGGGGAACACCATAAAGTTCAAGACGATGATCCTTTAGGTCATACCCCAGACGCTCCGCGATCGCGCGCTTGAGCTCTTCAAGCCCCTCATTGTGGAACTCAATGATTTCTCCGGTTTCCAGATTGATCAGGTGGTCATGATGCTCCTTGTCAGCCTCCTCATACCGGGCCCGGCCATCGCCGAAGTCATGACGGTTGATCAGGTCAAGCTCTTCCAACAATTTAAGCGTGCGATAGATCGTGGCCATGGATATTGAGGAGTCACGCATGTGTGCCCGCTCCTGCAGGACCAATGCATCCGGATGGTCCTCCGCATCCTGAATTACCTCGACAATAATCCGCCGTGCGTCCGTCAAGCGGAGCCCTTTCGCATGGCACCGGTCTACCAGAGTCTTCATACCTGCAATTACCTTCTCATATCTGCCTAGCGGTGCGTTTTGCCAGCACGACGCCGCCTGACCGGACAAGAGCCGGACATCCGAATCCTAAACGCACCCGCGACGCATCGCCGCGACACATGCACAAAATCATATCTGCGAATGCTTCGCAATTGCAATCTTCAAAAGCGTGCGCTATGGAGGCGCCCATTAATTGCGAATGATTTGCATTCGCGTGTTTGAAAAGGGTCCTTCATGTTCAATCACCGCGCCGGAAGGCTGACACTTCAGGTAACCACGTCCGTTCTCGTTCTGTTGGCCGTACAGCAGAATGCTATCGCGCAGGAAAGCCTGCCACAGGGAGACGACGAGTTTCTGGGAACAATTCAACTTGGTCAAAGCAAGCGCGCGGTGAAGACCGATACAGCCGTGCCGGAAACGGAAATCGACCAGGAAGAGATCGACGACCGCCAGGCCGGCACAATCGCCGAGCTGATCGACTCAGTTCCCGGCGTGTCCCTGGTGAACGGCCAGACTCCGATCGGCTCGGGAATCAACATTCGCGGCTTCGGCGCAAACGGCACATACGGCACCGACCAGAAAGTCGCAGTGCAGGTGGATGGCGCCAGCGTTGGCTCTGAAGAACTCTATCGGATCGGAACGCAGCTTTTCACTGATCCGGCACTCTACAAGAGCGTTCAGGTGATCCGCGGGACAGTCGGCAGCTTTGAATACGGCTCCGGCATCATCGGCGGTGTCGTCCGCCTCGAAACGATCGATGCCTCAGACATGACCGGCGGCACACCGGGCTTCGCCTTCCGGCAGACGCTCGGCGGATCGACCAACATGGATGGCTTCAACTCATCCAGCACGCTCGCCGTGCAGGCCACCGAAAATCTGGAATTCCTTGCCAATTACTCCTGGCGCGAACAGCACGACCAGGAAGACGGCCAGGACAATGTCATCGAAAACAGCGCGTTCGAACTCCCGTCTTACCTGGTGAAAGCCCGCTACACCTTCGGCGATCACAGCATCACGGGCAGCTATACGAACACAGAAACCACCGAGCGCGACAAGCCCTATGACTCTTTCGGAACCAGTGGCGGTTCGTTCGGCAATGTTGACCGTGACACGACCTCGGAAACCTTCTCGGTCAAGTACAACTACAACCCGGTCGCAAACGACCTTGTGAACATCGATGCGATTTACTCCTACGCAAATCAGGAGATTGAACAGGAGTGTATTGCCGCTAGCGCCCCCTTCGGTTGTTTCGCGGTCGTAGAGGCGGACCAGCAATACGAAACCACGAAGCTGACCGTGAAGAACTCCGCATTCATCGAAATGGGCGCCATCACCCACGATCTGCGGACAGGCATCGAGTACATGCTGAAGGAACGTCTGGACGCAAGTTCGGCCCCCGGTGGTGAAGACAATCGCTACGCGCTCTTCGTGGTCGACCAGGTCGAATTCGGTCAGGGCTGGAGCTTCACACCTGCCCTGCGCTACGAGACCTCCGAGGTTGAAGGCACACTCGATAGCGGAAGCGATGTCAGCTACGACAACAGCGCGCTGATGGGCGGTGCATCCCTGCGCAAGGCCTTCGACAATGGTTTTGCTCTCTTCGGCAGCTATGCCTACACCGAAAGCCTGCCCATCATCGATGACCTCGAAAACGCCACCTACATGGAACAGCCGGAAATCGGCAAAACCTATGAATTCGGCGGGTCGTATGACCGCATCGGCATCTTCTCAGAAGGTGACTCGCTCGCCCTGAAGGCGAATTATTACCACACGGACCTTGAGGACAACACGTCTTACTCCGGCGTTGATTCTGTCGAGCTGCAGGGTCTGGAACTTGAAGGTTCCTATGCCCGCGCAGACGGCTACTATGCCGATGTCAACGCCCACATTGTCGATGGTGAAGAAACCAGTTCCAGCACCGGCGCCATCAGCGATTGGCGTAACCTGCCGGCGAGTTCGCTTCGCATGACGCTCGGCAAGCGGTTTGACCGCCTCGCTGATCTTTCCGGTGAGATTGTTGCGGTCGACGAAATTGACGTGAACGGAACGACTGACCCCGGCTTCGTCATCGCAAACCTTCGGGCAACCTTCTCTCCTCAGGAAGGCGTTCTGGACGGCATCGCATTCCGGTTCGGCGTCGAGAACCTGCTCGACAAGAACTACACGCCGAACCTGGCCACGCGCCCGGCGCCTGGACGGAACTTCAAGTTCACGGTGTCAAAAACCTTCTAAGGCCACGCCTTCCGGTTCGGACCGGTACCGGCCATCCGCCGGTGCCGGTTCCACCGGAATGACCGTCTGCAGACCGGAGCATGCAAATGTCCATTCTCGCCCCCGTGCAGCAATTCATCTCCCTTGGTGGACCGGTGCTGGTGATCCTCGCCGGCGTCTCGGTCGTCACATTGGCGATCGTGCTGTTGAAATTCTGGCAGTTCCGCGCCGAGGGCGTTGGCCGGCACAAGGAAATCCGCGAGGCACTGGCCCAATGGGATGCCGGACAGGCCGAGGCCGCCACCGGGCGCCTGAAACAATCGGCGAGTTATCTTGCCCGCGTCCTCCAGCTCGCTATCGAAGTGGAAGACCGGCCAGAAGGTGCCCGCCGCATGGAGGCGGAGGCCGAGGAAGCCTTCATGCCGCTGGAACGAGGTTTGCGCGTGCTCGACATTGTCGTTCAGCTCGCCCCCCTGCTCGGCCTTTTCGGCACAGTGCTGGGCATGATCGAGGCGTTCCAGTCGCTACAGGAAGCAGGCTCACAGGTCGATCCATCAGCGCTCGCTGGCGGAATCTGGGTGGCGCTCCTGACCACAGCGGCAGGCTTGGCCGTGGCAATGCCAACCTCCATGGCGCTGACCTGGTTCGAAAGCCGTATCAATGCCGACCGCACACTCGCAGAGACTGCCTTTGCCGTGTTCCTGACGCCGCTGAAGCCAGCCCCCGCCACAACCGCCAACTCGAATGTGCGGTATGGCACTTAAGCGCATCACTCGCCGCAGGACGCTGTCGATCACGTCGCTTATCGACGTGATCTTCCTTTTGCTGCTTTTCTTCATGCTGGCCTCAACCTTCTCGAAATTTTCGGAAATGGATATCGCCGCCGCCGGACCGGGAGACGAGGCCGACAGTGCAGCGTCCGTTGTCATCGAACTTGCCATTGATGCCCACCACATGCGCCTCGACGGCGCGGTCCTGCCCGCACATGGCTGGACGGCAGCGCTTCAGGCAAGGCTGACAGACGATACTGTCGTCGCGCTGAGTGTCGCACCAGAAATCAGGACCCAGCGAATGACGGACGTGCTGGCCGAGCTGAACCAGATACCCGGTCTCACAGTCTATTTGGTGGAGACACCATGAGACGCACCCGTTCACAGTCGGAGCGTGAGCCCACAACTGCGCTGATCAACATCGTATTCCTGATCCTCATCTTCTTCATGGTGACCGGATCACTGGCAGCGCCGCCGCTCGCGTCTCCGGATTATGTCGAGAGCGATGCGGGCGAGTGCTGCGTACCGCCTGATGCGCTTATCATTACCGCGAATGGAAAATTGTTTTTCCGCAACCAGCCCGTGCCGACCGTCGAAGCCTATCTTGAGCAGATCGGTGACGAAACCCCTGCCCGCCTCCTGCCGGACAAGGCACTTCCGGCGGCAGACCTGCTGCGCTTCGTCAGTCAGACGCAGGACGCCGGGGCGAACCACGTGATTCTCATGACGGAGACTTTGCCGCAATGAACCGTATTCTGATGATCCGGGTCGGAGTGGCCGCTGGCGCATCCATGGCTTTCCACCTTGCCGTTTTCGCCGCAGCAGGTTCCGGCAGCTCGTCCACGCAAATGCCTAGAAACAGCGCCGAAATCCGCATCGGCCATCCACCAGGCCATGGTCCTGCCACGAAAGCGGCTGGCAGCGAACCAGAGACGATGCCTGCCAGTATGCGCGCCCCGGATCCGGAACCACCTCAACCCGCCCCCACCCCGGCACCTCCCCCCCAGCCGGAACCACCTCCCCGGCCCGTCAAACCGAAGCCCTCCCCAATTGCGCAGGCTGAGCTTGCCCCCACCGACATAGCTGAGGTGCCGCCAGCCTCGCCACCAACGGCACCTGTTCCGAATACCGCCGTCCAGCCCGAGAACGACCAGACGGCGAATGAAAGCGCATATTCCGGGAGTGATCGCAGCCCAGTTGAGGGCACTGACGCCTCCTCTTCAGGCGGCGCCAGCAACAAATCCGCTTCGAATGAGGGGGCTTCCGGAACCACCGGAGAAGCCAGTGCCTCGACTGGCTCCGGCGCATCCGACGCCGGCGATGCAGCGTCCACGAATTATGCAGGTCTCGTAATGCTGCACCTTTCCAAAGTCCGCCGGCCGCGGGCATCCAGCCCCGGCTCCGCCTTTGTTTCCTTCACCATCGGGTTCCAGGGCCAGCTCGAAGAGCTCCGCATCGTGAAATCTTCACGCTCTGCCCGGTTTGACCGGGATGCGATGAAGGTCGTGCGCCGGGCGACGCCGTTCCCCGTCCCGCCACCCGGTGTCAACCGGTCCTTCTCGGTCGAAATCGAAGGCAGTTAGGGCGTCAGGAAAATAAAGATAACGGCGAACACGCCAAGCGTCGCGCCCATGATCTTCAAGCTGGTCGCCAGACGGAAACGCAGGGACAGGAACAGGATCAGGCCGGCTAGCGACATGGCGATGATCAGAATGGCCGTCACGTCGATCAACCGCTTCCAGACCGGTCCTGCATCCTTGCCCCGGTGCAGGTCGTGCAGAATAGAAGTCAGGTTTGCCCGGCTCACCTCCACCTCAGCCGAAGCGGCTTCGATGTCGACAACAATGTCCGTCGTACCTTTTACGCCAGCGAAGCGCAGATAAGCTTCGTCCTCAAACACTTCGCCATCCTGATAGGCGCCCTTGATCGGTGTCGTCGCACCGACCAGTTCAGCGAGCGCCTTTCCGGCGTCAGGCGAGTTGAGCGCTTGATCGAGATATTGCGGGTCGAGCTCAACCATGCTCTCTCCGCCGGAGACGCGCGCGGCGCCGAACCATTGAGGGTGGTTCAGGAGAAACCCTGTCAGCGCAAAGAAAATCAGCAAGATAAAAGCTGCCGCCGAAAGATACGCATGTAGCATCCGGCAGGTGCGATAGAACGCACCCTTGTTGAATTTGGGTCGCTTCAGCAGCCGGCTGCGGAGAGGCATGTTGAGGTCGGCCTTCATTTCGGTGTTCCGAAGCTGACGCGCACCGTACCGAGTTCGACACCCGCGGGGATGTCTTTTGTGAAACTCCCGTCCGCTAGCGGCAGGTCCAGGCTTTCGTGCTGGTGATCGCCATGTTCGCGGGCAGCTTCGATATGAAGGATGTAGTCACCGGGTGGCACAGGTTTGCCATCATCGTCCAGTCCGTCCCAGACCAGCGTATATTCGCCCGGCCGCCGGGTTGGACCGGACATGGCGTCCACGAGGCTTCCCGCTTTCCGGCCAAAGCGCCGGAACCAATAGTAGTTCTCTTCCATCCAGCGCGGCTCGTCACCGGCCAGCATCAGGATACGGATCAGGTTCCGGTCTGCATCGGCAATCCATACCGCGACGTAGGGGCGCTCATACTTCGCAACACTGAGGTCCGGAATTTCCAGATCGACGGTGAGTTGGTAGCCGCCGGGCCAGGCTGGCTCGGCACGGCCTGTCCCGGCGGCGGTGTCCGCATGTTCCAGCGCCGCCCAACCAGTTGAACTGTAGACCCGGCCATCATCGGCAGTCACGGACGCTTCGACGCCTTCCATTCCCTCGATCATGGAAATCGCGTCGCTTATATTCATCACCATCAGCGCCGTGGACAGTGCATCCGCCGTCATTGCATCTTCTGCGTAGACACTGGCTCGCAGTTTGCCTTCGGCGACCCAGCCATCAGCCGGCGTAATGATGTGCCCGAAATGTTTGCCGCCAATGACCCGGTCGCGCGGCCCGGTGCCACTGGTCGCGAGTGCCCCTGCAGCAAAGCTAAGCATTGGCCCATCAGAAGCACCGGATGCAGAGAAGCTGCTGATGCCTGTGCGCCATTCGCCGTCATGAGGGGCTACTCCCCAGACCTTTTGATCTCCACCGATGTTCAGCAACATCCCGTGTGCATCAGGTGCTGCCTTGCGTCCCGCCTCCAGCGCCTTGTCGATAATGTAGCCCTTGGCGATTGCGTCCGTTCGGAACACGACCGATTCGGGACGCGATACGGTGTCGGCCGCCTTGTTGAGCACAACATCCGCGCGCTTGGCCTGGCCGGAAACCAAGCGGAGGTTCGCCCGGTCCGGAACCGCATCATTCTCTTCCGCGGTTTTCCAAATCGAAACAACTTCCCCGATGCGGCAGCTTATCGCATCATTACTCTGCTCACGGAACGCCTCACAGGTGGAGAGCACCTGCATCAGATCCTCCGAGACCTTCGACTGGGGTTTGGTGTTCAGCCGTGAGATTTCGCTTGAGGCATCGTAATTGCTGAGCACATCATTCAGCCGGGCAATTTCCTCCAGCATGGCGGCCTCCACCCGGTTTGCAGCGGCCTCGCTTTCGGCCACGACGACAAGGTCGAAGGACGTGCCCAGCACGTGATCCCTGTGCCGGTTAAACGTCTTGGCTTCAGCAGCTGCAGTCAGAGTCGCGACACCTGACAGGACCACGGCGAGCAAGGCTTTCGGAAAGAGCATCTATTTAAAATTCCTACGTTTTTTGTCCGAGGCACCGTATCCGGCGTTTTGTGTTTGACATTCGGATCGGATTGTCGTTATTGCGAATAATTCTCAATCGCAATTTGTGCAAGCCACTTTCTGCGATCAAAATTCAATCGAAGGGGCTAGACCTTGAAATTCAGACTTTGCGTTGCAGCGCTCGTGGCGGCGATGGCCATCCCTGCCGCGTCCGCCCACACCTCCTACCTCCTGCCGACCGTATTCACGACCGCCAAGGGCAATTTCGTGACCCTGCAGGCTTCATTTACGGATGACTTCGCCACGCCGGAAATCGCAGTTGATTCGGACGATTATCATGTCGTCTCACCCGACGGATCTCGTGACGAGTACAAATCAATCACGCCGTTTCGCCAGGTCGTCATCCTGGAAAGTCCGCTTACCGAGGAAGGCACCTACCGGTTCACGACGGGCGCCCGCCTCGGACGTTCCAGCAAGGTCGTCCTTGTGGATGGTGAATGGAAGCCACTGTTCGAACCAGGCGCGGAAGTCCCCGAAAACGCGACGAAAGTCATCACCAGCCAGACCGAAACTGTTGCGGATGTCTACGTCACCAAAGGGCCTTCGACGCGGGCCTCCGTCGACACAACAATCGGACGGCTGGCCATCCGCCCGGACACCCATCCAAATGAAATATATCTCGACGAAGGTTTCTCTCTCGACGTGACATTCGACGGCGCTCCGCTCGTGGATCAGACGCTCACACTCTCCCGCAATGGAGGCGACTATGAAGCCCCGAAATTCGAGCAAGAGCTTCAAACGGACGCCGCAGGTCATCTCAACATCAGTTTCGACAAGCCCGGAATCTACCTGATCATGACGCGTCACCGCGCCGAAGCGCCTGCTGGCGCGGAGACCGATGAACGCAGCTACACCACATCCCTTACTTTTGAAGTCCTGCGCTAACAGCGCCAACAAACCCAGGAAAGACCATGAAACCTGCCCTTCTCTCCCTCCCGCTCGCTGCTGCCGCCATGCTGCTGACAGCTTGTGAAACCGTTGCGGCGGACACTGCAGATATTGCCCCGGCTGTCTCTGCCGAGGCAGATGCCCCGCCGACGCCTCGCCGCGCTACTGCGGGGCACAGCAAACGTGCCTTTGTTGAAACCTATGACATTGATGGGGACGGTAACGTCACCCTCGCCGAATTCACCGCAGAGCGCGAAAAAGGTTACCATGTCCGCGACGCCGATGGTGACGGCACAGTGCACGAGGAAGAGTATGTCTCCGAATACGAAGGCCGCCTCGTGAAAGAACTGAAAGAGCGCCACGACATGCAGATCAAGCAGGCCTATGTGCGTTTCGACGTGTTGGACACCGACGATGATGCCACCATTACGCTTTCTGAGTTTAACGCCTCAGGCGACCGGATGTTCTCAGATCTCGACACCAATGGTGATGGGACCGTCAATGAGGCAGATACCGCGGATGCCTACTGACGTCTCGTAACAACACTTTTTCAGCTGAAGTCACTTGTCCGGCAATTTGCCGGACAAGTGACCGCCGGTCCTTTTGAAGCTCGGCTCCGGCATCCATTTTACGAGACACGCAGGATTGCTGTCGTAATGCAGCAACCAGTCAATTTGCGTACGCTCAACGAAGCCATCGCCTTCAAATGACATGGCGCAAAGTTTGGCGGTCCAGACTTCCAAGCATACAGCATTACACCTCGCCAGATTTACAGCTTCACCAGTTCGATATGCCCCCTGCGTGCAGAGCTGTACCATCCGCATTCAGTTCGCCGACGCACTACCTTCTTCTAGTCGATAAAACGAATTAGGAGACCTCCACGGCGTTTTCTGGAACTCGAAGAACATCCAGCCACACACCGTACACCTCGTTTCCTGGAGCCATAATTCCAATTCCGGATGAGCTCACAGAAGAGCTTGGATAGGCTAGCGCTCCCATCGTGAGACAGTAGACCACTGGCGCAACAAATGTACCCTTGAAGCACCTCAGGAAAACCGTGAGCAACGGTCTTGGTTCGCAAGACCTCCTAAGAGTCGAGAACCTGCCTTGATGAGCAGGCCGTCGGGAGACGCACGCATTTCGACATTACACTTGCGTTGAGATCGGTGTTGAAAAGCCGATTTACCCAATGTCGTGATGCGTTGATTTTCTGGGGAGAAATCGGTGGCAGTCCCTAGGGGAATCGAACCCCTCTTTCCAGGTTGAAAACCTGGCGTCCTAACCGATAGACGAAGGGACCGCACCGGTTCGAAGAAGAGGCCGTATAGCGAGGGACGGCGGCTTACGCAAGCCATGTTGGTGAGGGTTGCTGCACTTAATTTCAGGCACTGGCCGCATCCATCACGTCCAGCTGCACACGGCGCCTGCCATTCCACTCATCCGCCTTGAGGCGGCCGGCTAGATGCACGCGGTTTCCAGGCATCAGCGCCTCGCCCAGAGGTGCGCCGACTGCGCGCCAGGCGATGCAATCGAGACGGCCGGAAGCGTCCTCTGCGGTGAACTTCCAGTGATTGGCGCCGACCTGCCGGGCATAGGAAACCTGCACCGATTGAAGCGCAAATACCGGTTCCGGCGAACCTGCCCCAAAGGGGCCGATCTCCGCCACACGGTCTACCAGTTCCGGTGAAGCTGCGCCCGGCGCCAGCACCGCATCGATAGGCAATTCCAGCGCGGCAGCGCGCTCTGCGGTGAACTGCGCCATATGGGCAACCATCCACGCATCGAAGGCCTCCAATTGCTCCGGTTCAAGGCTGAGCCCGCCTGCCATGGCATGCCCGCCACCAGAGAGGATCACGCCCTCACGCGCGGCAGCCGCGATCGCGTCACCGATGTTCACGCCCGTCACGGAGCGGCCAGATCCCTTGGCGACGGGGCCGAGCCCCTTGCCCCATCCGATCACAATGCTGGGCAGGTGGAACCGGTCTTTCAGGCGGCCCGCAACGATGCCGATCACGCCCGGATGCCAGCCCTCTCCCGCTGCGATCAGGATGCCGCGCTCCGGGGTCTTCTCCAGCGCCTTCTCGGCTTGCAGGACGGCCTGATCGAGAATGGCGGCTTCCACCGCCTTACGCTCTTCATTGAGGCCATGCAGCTGTTCAGCCAGCGCGATGGCCTCAGCGCGGTCGTCAGTGGCGAGAAGCTTGGCAGCCAGCCATGGGTCGCCCACACGCCCACCGGCGTTCAGGCGCGGCCCCAGCATGAATGTCGCGTGGTAGACGGTCTCGACCTTCTGGATGCCCGAAACTTCTGCCAGCGCCCGCAGGCCCTCATTCTGGCCGCGTGACAGCATGGTCAGCCCCTGACGCACAAAGGCGCGGTTCACGCCGTGGAGCGGAGCCATGTCGCACAATGTGCCAAGCGCGGCGAGATCCAGCTGGGCCATGATGTCGGGCAGCCCATCCGGTGGCGCGATGCCCCGCTCCCGCGCGAGGCGGTTCAGGGCGGCGACAAAAACAAAGACCACACCCGCAGCGGCAAGATGCCCCTGCCCGGATGTGTCGTCGGGCCGGTTCGGGTTGACCAGAGCCAATGCAGGCGGATTGTGCCCGGACATCAGGTGGTGGTCGATCACCACCACTTCCAGACCGATCCGCTCAGCTTCTTCCAGAGCACCGACCGCCGCCGCGCCGCAATCAACCGTGATGACCAGATCCGATCCGGTCTCCTTCAGGTGCCGGAACGCCTCTGGTGAGGGGCCGTAGCCTTCTTCCAGCCGGTCCGGCACGTAGAGCCCCAGCTCCTGCCCCCAGGCACGGAAATAGCGCGCCAGGATCGCAGAACTTGTCCCGCCGTCCACATCATAGTCAGCGAAGACCGTGACGCGTTTCTTTTCGAGGATCGCGTCGAGAACGACCTCGGCGGCCCTGTCCATGTCGGCAAAGCTGGACGGGTTGGGGAAAGTCTCACGTAAAGTCGGCGCGAGGTAAGCGCCGGCCCCTTCGGGATCGACGCCGCGCTCGGCCAGCAGGCGCGCCAGAAGATCCGAGCCGCCCACAGCTGGCGCGAGTCGGCGCACAAGCGACTCATCGGCATCCGCAAGCGTCCAGAACCGGCCCGTTGCAGAGCGGTCCACCGCAAACAAGCGGCCATTGTCGGTTTTTCGGGCGGTAGCTGTCATGAGGCTTCCGGGAATCAGAATTCCCGGAAGCCTATCACAGGGATGGGGCGAATGCCCCCGGGCTTATGCCTTCCGGTTGGACCGGATGTAGCGGACCATGCCGTCGGTGGACGTCATCACCAGCGTGTGGGTGTGCACGCCGCCGTCACGATGCTGCACGCCGCTCAGCATGGAGCCCTGAGTCACGCCCGTGGCGCAGAAAACGGTGTCGGACGATGCCAACTCGTTCAGCGCATAGGTACGGCCGAGGTCGGTGATCCCGACGCGGGCGGCGCGCTTCTTTTCATCATCATTGCGGAAGACGAGACGGCCGAACATCTGGCCGCCGACGCATTTCAAGGCTGCTGCCGCGAGCACGCCTTCCGGTGCACCGCCGGAGCCCATGTACAGGTCGATGCCGGTGTGCGGGTTCGTCGTTGCGATCACGCCGGCAACATCACCATCGGTGATGAGGGCCACGCGGGCGCCGACGGAGCGCAGGCTCTCGATGATCTCTTCGTGACGCGGGCGGTCGAGGACGCAAGCGGTCATGTCGCTCACGTCGACGCCTTTGTGCTTGGCGAGCGCCGTGATGTTCTCTGCCGGGCTGGCATCGAGGCTGATGATGCCTTCCGGATACCCCGGACCAATGGCGATCTTGTCCATATAGGTGTCTGGCGCGTGCAGCAGGCCGCCCTTCGGCGCGATCGCCAGCACAGCGAGCGCGTTGGCCATGGCCTTGGCGGTCAGCGTGGTGCCTTCCAGCGGGTCGAGGGCGATATCGATCTCCGGACCGTTTCCTGTGCCGACTTCCTCACCGATATAGAGCATCGGGGCTTCGTCGCGCTCGCCTTCGCCGATCACGACGCGGCCTTTGAAATCGACCCGGTTGAATGCCGTACGCATGGCATCGACGGCGGCCGCATCGGCCTTTTTCTCGTCGCCACGACCGACCAGTTTTGACGCAGCGATGGCTGCTTCTTCGGTCACGCGAACCATGGCATCCGCCAGGCTAGGCGTCAGAACGCTGTTTTCCATAATTTTTTTGTCTCCGAACGCGGGATTTTTGTCTCTTACGCCTAGACGGTAAGCAATTAGCTTGCCGCTTCGATACGAATTAGCCGTGGCGCGTCAATCGGCTTTGCAATTTTTTCCAACCGCTCCAGCGCGGCCTGCATGTTTGCACGCGGGCAGCGATGGGTCACGATGACCACTGGTGCGGCACCGGATTCCTCACCCGATTCCTGCAGCAGCTTGTCTACCGAAACGCCCTCTTTGGCGAGCGCTTCTGTGAGGGCAGCCAGGGCACCCGGCTGGTCCGGCAGGTACACGCGCAGGAAGAAAGGCGCGACTTCGGTCGGCGCCCCCTGCACGAACGGCCGGCCAGTATGGTGCGCAGCGCGGCCAAAGGCTGGGCGGATTGCCGGGCGGAACATCTTTGCGACGTCGCCCATGACGGCACTTGCAGTCGGGCCTGCGCCAGCACCGGGGCCTGTCAGCGTGATCGCGCCAACCGGGTCACCCTCAATGCGGACAGTGTTCAGGCTGCCATTGACGCGTGCCAACGGATGGGTGGCGGGCAGGACGAGCGGTTCGACGCGGCAAACAACGCCCTCATCCGTCAGGAGGCCTTCGGCGATCAGTTTGATGCGATAGCCAAGACGGTCGGCCAGACGCAGGTCCAGCAGGCTGACCTTGTCGATGCCCGAGACGCTGACCTTCGAGAAATCGAGGTCTGCCGAAAAGGCGATTGCAGACAGAATCGCTGCTTTGTGCGCGGCATCCATGCCCGACACGTCCAGCGTCGGATCCGCTTCCGCATAGCCAAGGCGCTGGGCCTCGGCGAGCACATCATCATACTCGCGGCCCTGCTCCAGCATGACCGTCGTGAGATAGTTGCACGTGCCGTTCAGGATGCCCGTGATGCGCTTGATCTCGGTGCCGGCGAGGCTGTCACGCAGCACGCGCACGACCGGGATTCCGCCAGCCACTGCGGCTTCGAACAGCAGGTCCACCTGCTTTTCTTCGGCGAGGCGGGCCAGAGCCATGCCATGCTTGGCAATCAGCGCCTTGTTCGCCGTCACAACGTGCTTGCCAGCCTTCAGCGCGGTTTCGACAGCGAATTTGGCAGGACCATCGGACCCGCCCATAAGCTCCACGAATACGTCCACGTCCGGATCTTCGGCCAGCGTCGCGGC
Proteins encoded in this region:
- a CDS encoding DUF2271 domain-containing protein encodes the protein MLFPKALLAVVLSGVATLTAAAEAKTFNRHRDHVLGTSFDLVVVAESEAAANRVEAAMLEEIARLNDVLSNYDASSEISRLNTKPQSKVSEDLMQVLSTCEAFREQSNDAISCRIGEVVSIWKTAEENDAVPDRANLRLVSGQAKRADVVLNKAADTVSRPESVVFRTDAIAKGYIIDKALEAGRKAAPDAHGMLLNIGGDQKVWGVAPHDGEWRTGISSFSASGASDGPMLSFAAGALATSGTGPRDRVIGGKHFGHIITPADGWVAEGKLRASVYAEDAMTADALSTALMVMNISDAISMIEGMEGVEASVTADDGRVYSSTGWAALEHADTAAGTGRAEPAWPGGYQLTVDLEIPDLSVAKYERPYVAVWIADADRNLIRILMLAGDEPRWMEENYYWFRRFGRKAGSLVDAMSGPTRRPGEYTLVWDGLDDDGKPVPPGDYILHIEAAREHGDHQHESLDLPLADGSFTKDIPAGVELGTVRVSFGTPK
- a CDS encoding DUF4198 domain-containing protein, with translation MKFRLCVAALVAAMAIPAASAHTSYLLPTVFTTAKGNFVTLQASFTDDFATPEIAVDSDDYHVVSPDGSRDEYKSITPFRQVVILESPLTEEGTYRFTTGARLGRSSKVVLVDGEWKPLFEPGAEVPENATKVITSQTETVADVYVTKGPSTRASVDTTIGRLAIRPDTHPNEIYLDEGFSLDVTFDGAPLVDQTLTLSRNGGDYEAPKFEQELQTDAAGHLNISFDKPGIYLIMTRHRAEAPAGAETDERSYTTSLTFEVLR
- the recJ gene encoding single-stranded-DNA-specific exonuclease RecJ yields the protein MTATARKTDNGRLFAVDRSATGRFWTLADADESLVRRLAPAVGGSDLLARLLAERGVDPEGAGAYLAPTLRETFPNPSSFADMDRAAEVVLDAILEKKRVTVFADYDVDGGTSSAILARYFRAWGQELGLYVPDRLEEGYGPSPEAFRHLKETGSDLVITVDCGAAAVGALEEAERIGLEVVVIDHHLMSGHNPPALALVNPNRPDDTSGQGHLAAAGVVFVFVAALNRLARERGIAPPDGLPDIMAQLDLAALGTLCDMAPLHGVNRAFVRQGLTMLSRGQNEGLRALAEVSGIQKVETVYHATFMLGPRLNAGGRVGDPWLAAKLLATDDRAEAIALAEQLHGLNEERKAVEAAILDQAVLQAEKALEKTPERGILIAAGEGWHPGVIGIVAGRLKDRFHLPSIVIGWGKGLGPVAKGSGRSVTGVNIGDAIAAAAREGVILSGGGHAMAGGLSLEPEQLEAFDAWMVAHMAQFTAERAAALELPIDAVLAPGAASPELVDRVAEIGPFGAGSPEPVFALQSVQVSYARQVGANHWKFTAEDASGRLDCIAWRAVGAPLGEALMPGNRVHLAGRLKADEWNGRRRVQLDVMDAASA
- the glpX gene encoding class II fructose-bisphosphatase gives rise to the protein MENSVLTPSLADAMVRVTEEAAIAASKLVGRGDEKKADAAAVDAMRTAFNRVDFKGRVVIGEGERDEAPMLYIGEEVGTGNGPEIDIALDPLEGTTLTAKAMANALAVLAIAPKGGLLHAPDTYMDKIAIGPGYPEGIISLDASPAENITALAKHKGVDVSDMTACVLDRPRHEEIIESLRSVGARVALITDGDVAGVIATTNPHTGIDLYMGSGGAPEGVLAAAALKCVGGQMFGRLVFRNDDEKKRAARVGITDLGRTYALNELASSDTVFCATGVTQGSMLSGVQHRDGGVHTHTLVMTSTDGMVRYIRSNRKA
- a CDS encoding homoserine dehydrogenase, producing the protein MAPLKIGIAGLGHVGCGLIELVERQQNLRLPGEVQITGVSARSQSRNRPVDISPYRWFDDAATLAEDPDVDVFVELMGGSDGPAKFAVETALKAGKHVVTANKALIAKHGMALARLAEEKQVDLLFEAAVAGGIPVVRVLRDSLAGTEIKRITGILNGTCNYLTTVMLEQGREYDDVLAEAQRLGYAEADPTLDVSGMDAAHKAAILSAIAFSADLDFSKVSVSGIDKVSLLDLRLADRLGYRIKLIAEGLLTDEGVVCRVEPLVLPATHPLARVNGSLNTVRIEGDPVGAITLTGPGAGAGPTASAVMGDVAKMFRPAIRPAFGRAAHHTGRPFVQGAPTEVAPFFLRVYLPDQPGALAALTEALAKEGVSVDKLLQESGEESGAAPVVIVTHRCPRANMQAALERLEKIAKPIDAPRLIRIEAAS